The following coding sequences lie in one Arthrobacter sp. PGP41 genomic window:
- a CDS encoding ATP-binding cassette domain-containing protein produces MMGPLPANNISFAYPRPGFRQKRPAGALHNIRLQLSPGTSTALVGSSSSGKSTLVRILPALAKPDAGGHPR; encoded by the coding sequence ATGATGGGGCCGCTCCCTGCCAACAACATCTCCTTCGCCTACCCCAGGCCCGGTTTCCGCCAGAAGAGGCCGGCAGGGGCACTCCACAACATCAGGCTGCAGCTTTCACCGGGCACCAGCACGGCCCTGGTGGGGAGCTCCAGCTCCGGGAAGTCCACCCTGGTGCGGATCCTGCCTGCCCTGGCAAAGCCCGACGCCGGCGGTCACCCTCGGTAG
- the uraH gene encoding hydroxyisourate hydrolase, whose protein sequence is MSVSHVTTHILDTGAGRPAAGVAVVLYRNDGGTWRHVADSTTDADGRAKDLGPERLEAGHYKLNFATGDYYAGLQTATFFPEVDLVFEVTGPEHYHVPLLLSPFAYSTYRGS, encoded by the coding sequence ATGAGCGTCTCCCACGTCACTACGCACATCCTGGACACCGGTGCCGGACGCCCGGCCGCGGGAGTCGCCGTCGTCCTCTACCGGAACGACGGCGGCACTTGGCGCCACGTGGCAGATTCCACCACCGACGCCGACGGCCGCGCCAAGGACCTCGGTCCGGAGCGGCTGGAGGCCGGGCACTACAAGCTGAACTTCGCCACCGGGGACTACTACGCAGGCCTGCAGACAGCCACGTTCTTCCCGGAAGTGGACCTGGTGTTCGAGGTGACCGGCCCGGAGCACTACCACGTCCCCCTCCTCCTGAGCCCGTTCGCCTACTCCACCTACCGCGGCAGCTGA
- the uraD gene encoding 2-oxo-4-hydroxy-4-carboxy-5-ureidoimidazoline decarboxylase, translating into MKLAEFNSADPARAAETLRPCIDVTRWVDAVTAGRPFTTKASLLTYASQSASPFTPAEVESAMAHHPRIGERPTAATTEASMSRSEQAGVDPADTALTEALARGNRDYEEKFGRVFLIRAAGRTAPEILQALNERLANSPAEEDTIVAQQLREIAVLRLEGLITE; encoded by the coding sequence ATGAAGCTTGCCGAATTCAACAGCGCGGACCCTGCCCGGGCCGCAGAAACACTGAGGCCCTGCATCGACGTCACGCGATGGGTGGATGCCGTCACGGCGGGCCGCCCGTTCACCACCAAGGCTTCCCTGCTCACCTACGCATCGCAGTCAGCCAGCCCCTTTACCCCTGCCGAGGTGGAGTCCGCCATGGCGCACCATCCGCGCATTGGGGAACGTCCGACGGCGGCCACCACCGAGGCGTCCATGTCCCGTTCCGAGCAGGCCGGGGTGGATCCTGCAGACACGGCCCTCACGGAAGCCCTGGCCCGAGGCAACAGGGATTACGAGGAGAAGTTCGGAAGGGTCTTCCTGATCCGCGCCGCCGGCCGCACCGCCCCGGAAATCCTGCAGGCCCTGAATGAACGGCTCGCAAACTCCCCGGCCGAAGAAGACACGATCGTGGCCCAGCAGCTGCGCGAAATTGCCGTGCTCCGGCTTGAAGGACTGATCACCGAATGA
- a CDS encoding GNAT family N-acetyltransferase, translating into MAIQVRPATQFEDVKTIVGPKRPDANVCWCLSYRIPSKLNQALRGTERGELVRQLVAEDPPAGVLAYDGGEPVGWAAVHPRADTSFARNRKIPHVDDADVWSVWCIRVRPGYRGRGISHHLLAGAVDLARSYGAPAIEGYPVDNSGRKVDLTMAYVGTRKLFEDAGFTKAADTESVLNGFPRVLMRLELRPS; encoded by the coding sequence ATGGCCATCCAGGTCCGGCCCGCAACACAGTTCGAGGACGTCAAAACCATAGTTGGGCCCAAGCGGCCGGACGCCAACGTGTGCTGGTGCCTGAGCTACCGCATCCCGTCCAAACTGAACCAGGCGCTGCGCGGGACCGAGCGCGGAGAGCTGGTCAGGCAGTTGGTCGCGGAGGATCCACCGGCGGGGGTTTTGGCGTACGACGGCGGCGAGCCAGTTGGGTGGGCAGCGGTCCACCCCCGCGCGGATACCAGTTTCGCCCGCAACCGGAAGATCCCCCATGTGGACGATGCGGATGTGTGGTCGGTCTGGTGCATCAGGGTGCGGCCTGGATACCGCGGCAGGGGCATTTCGCACCATTTGCTGGCAGGGGCCGTGGACCTGGCCCGGAGTTATGGCGCCCCGGCCATCGAGGGGTATCCGGTGGACAACAGCGGCAGGAAAGTGGACCTCACCATGGCCTATGTGGGCACGCGGAAACTGTTTGAGGACGCGGGTTTCACCAAGGCCGCGGACACGGAGTCAGTCCTTAATGGCTTCCCTCGGGTGCTGATGCGCCTGGAGTTGCGGCCGAGCTAA
- the purM gene encoding phosphoribosylformylglycinamidine cyclo-ligase, with protein MTSAAPAPGNTPGNAAGITYASAGVDVEAGDRAVELMKGAVKATHNSSVIGGVGGFAGLYDVSRLLTFKRPLLATSTDGVGTKVAIAQAMDIHDTIGFDLVGMVVDDIVVVGAEPLYMTDYIACGKVVPERIADIVRGIAAACSVAGTALVGGETAEHPGLLGEHEYDVAGAATGVVEADQLLGPDRVRAGDVVIGMASSGLHSNGYSLVRRVINHAGWALDRQVSELGRTLGEELLEPTRVYAADCLDLARAFPVTGSSAVHGFSHVTGGGLAANLARVLPQGLVATVDRNTWELPAIFKLVSELGNVPLADLERTLNLGVGMVAIVSAEAADAAVARLNDRGLLSWVMGTVTEDSDAILKTGPDYVQGAKGVNGGAVRLVNTYA; from the coding sequence ATGACTTCCGCTGCCCCCGCCCCTGGCAACACCCCCGGTAACGCCGCCGGCATCACCTACGCCTCAGCCGGCGTTGACGTTGAAGCCGGGGACCGCGCCGTCGAGCTGATGAAGGGGGCCGTCAAGGCCACCCACAACTCCTCGGTGATCGGCGGGGTGGGCGGGTTCGCCGGGCTCTACGACGTCTCCCGTCTCCTGACCTTCAAGAGGCCGCTGCTGGCCACGTCCACCGACGGCGTGGGCACCAAGGTTGCCATCGCCCAGGCCATGGACATCCACGACACCATCGGCTTCGACCTCGTCGGCATGGTGGTGGATGACATCGTCGTGGTTGGCGCTGAGCCGCTGTACATGACCGACTACATCGCCTGCGGCAAGGTGGTGCCGGAGCGCATCGCCGATATTGTCCGCGGCATCGCAGCAGCATGCTCCGTGGCCGGAACGGCCCTGGTGGGCGGTGAAACCGCCGAACACCCCGGCCTGCTGGGCGAGCACGAGTACGACGTCGCAGGCGCGGCCACCGGCGTGGTTGAAGCCGACCAGCTCCTGGGTCCGGACCGCGTGCGCGCCGGTGACGTGGTCATCGGCATGGCCTCCTCCGGCTTGCACTCCAACGGCTATTCCCTGGTCCGCCGCGTGATCAACCACGCCGGCTGGGCACTGGACCGCCAGGTCTCCGAACTGGGCCGCACCCTGGGCGAGGAACTTCTCGAGCCCACCCGCGTCTACGCTGCCGACTGCCTGGACCTGGCCCGCGCCTTCCCTGTCACGGGCTCGTCTGCCGTGCACGGCTTCAGCCACGTCACCGGCGGAGGCCTCGCCGCCAACCTGGCCCGCGTGCTCCCCCAGGGCCTCGTGGCCACCGTGGACCGCAACACCTGGGAGCTGCCTGCCATCTTCAAGCTGGTGTCCGAACTGGGCAACGTGCCGCTGGCGGACCTGGAACGCACCCTGAACCTGGGTGTGGGCATGGTGGCCATCGTGTCCGCCGAAGCCGCGGACGCTGCAGTGGCCCGCCTCAACGACCGCGGCCTGCTGTCCTGGGTCATGGGCACCGTCACCGAGGATTCGGATGCAATCCTCAAGACCGGGCCGGACTACGTCCAGGGCGCCAAGGGCGTAAACGGCGGCGCGGTTCGCCTGGTCAACACCTACGCCTAA
- a CDS encoding DUF3073 domain-containing protein, whose amino-acid sequence MGRGRQKAKATKQARDIKYYSPNTDYSALQRELTGPSSRATSHYANEPVEPDYSAYVDKYADDLEEDDDEVDTRRIG is encoded by the coding sequence ATGGGGCGCGGCCGTCAAAAGGCAAAAGCTACCAAGCAGGCTCGGGATATCAAGTACTACTCCCCGAACACTGACTACTCGGCACTTCAGCGTGAGCTGACGGGTCCAAGCAGTCGTGCCACGAGCCATTACGCGAATGAGCCGGTTGAGCCGGACTATTCGGCATATGTGGATAAGTACGCGGATGATTTGGAAGAAGACGACGACGAGGTAGACACCCGTCGGATCGGCTAG
- the purF gene encoding amidophosphoribosyltransferase, protein MARGDGKLSHDLLPGEKGPQDACGVFGVWAPGEEVAKLTYYGLYALQHRGQESAGIATSDGKRINVYKDMGLVSQVFDETTLNTLTGHLAVGHCRYSTTGASHWANAQPTLGATSTGTVALAHNGNLTNTAELNAMIQERHGDQLTGEMKQGNTSDTALVTALLEGEPGKSLEETAIELLPKIKGGFCFVFMDEGTLYAARDTYGIRPLVLGRLERGWVVASEQSGLATVGASFIREIEPGEFIAIDEQGVRSQRFAEATPAGCVFEYVYLARPDAAIAGRSVYESRVEMGRQLARENTQVADIVIPVPESGTPAAVGYAEESGIPFAHGFVKNSYVGRTFIQPSQTLRQLGIRLKLNALESVIRGKRVVVVDDSIVRGNTQRAIVRMLREAGAAAVHVKISSPPVQWPCFYGIDFASRAELIANGATIDEISQAIGADSLAYISEDGMIGATRQPRERLCTACFTGKYPIELPGADKLGKNLLERTDLGGLKPSPSALPGATAALSVDSQEDPAEKSGATGCDPGPDSEFENLLTDADLVPDAHAATGADKKESV, encoded by the coding sequence GTGGCACGCGGCGATGGAAAACTTTCCCATGATCTTCTCCCTGGCGAAAAAGGCCCGCAGGACGCTTGTGGCGTCTTCGGAGTCTGGGCACCAGGTGAAGAGGTAGCAAAACTTACCTATTACGGGCTGTATGCACTACAGCACCGCGGTCAGGAGTCGGCTGGTATTGCCACCAGCGACGGCAAGCGGATCAACGTCTACAAGGACATGGGACTCGTCTCCCAGGTCTTCGACGAGACCACGCTGAACACCCTGACCGGGCACCTGGCGGTGGGACACTGCCGCTACTCCACCACCGGCGCAAGCCACTGGGCCAACGCGCAGCCCACCCTCGGCGCCACCAGCACCGGCACCGTCGCCCTGGCACACAACGGCAACCTGACCAACACGGCCGAGCTGAACGCCATGATCCAGGAGCGCCACGGCGACCAGCTCACCGGCGAAATGAAGCAGGGCAACACCTCGGACACCGCCCTGGTCACCGCCCTGCTGGAGGGCGAGCCGGGGAAGAGCCTCGAAGAGACGGCCATCGAGCTCCTGCCCAAGATCAAGGGCGGCTTCTGTTTCGTCTTCATGGACGAAGGCACGCTGTACGCCGCCAGGGACACCTACGGCATCCGCCCGCTGGTCCTGGGCCGGCTGGAACGCGGCTGGGTTGTGGCCTCCGAGCAGTCCGGCCTCGCCACCGTGGGCGCCAGCTTTATCCGCGAAATCGAGCCCGGTGAGTTCATCGCCATCGACGAGCAGGGCGTACGTTCCCAGCGCTTTGCAGAGGCGACGCCGGCCGGCTGCGTTTTCGAGTACGTCTACCTTGCGCGTCCGGACGCCGCCATTGCCGGCCGCTCCGTCTATGAGTCCCGCGTGGAGATGGGCCGCCAGCTGGCCCGCGAAAACACGCAGGTGGCGGACATCGTCATCCCGGTACCGGAGTCCGGCACGCCGGCGGCCGTGGGCTACGCCGAGGAATCCGGGATTCCCTTTGCACACGGCTTCGTCAAGAACTCCTACGTGGGCCGCACGTTCATCCAGCCCTCGCAGACCCTCCGCCAGCTGGGCATCCGGCTCAAGCTCAACGCCCTCGAGTCCGTGATCCGCGGCAAGCGCGTTGTGGTGGTGGACGATTCCATCGTCCGCGGGAACACCCAGCGGGCCATTGTCCGCATGCTCCGCGAGGCCGGGGCCGCCGCCGTCCACGTCAAAATTTCCTCCCCGCCCGTGCAGTGGCCGTGCTTCTATGGCATCGACTTCGCCTCACGGGCCGAGCTGATTGCCAACGGCGCCACCATCGACGAGATCTCGCAGGCCATCGGGGCGGACTCGCTGGCCTACATCTCCGAGGACGGGATGATCGGCGCCACCCGGCAGCCGCGGGAGCGGCTCTGCACTGCCTGCTTCACCGGCAAGTACCCCATCGAGCTTCCGGGTGCGGACAAGCTGGGCAAGAACCTGCTGGAGCGGACGGACCTCGGCGGCCTCAAGCCCTCGCCGTCGGCCCTTCCGGGCGCAACAGCGGCCCTCTCCGTCGATTCCCAGGAAGATCCTGCGGAGAAGTCCGGCGCCACCGGTTGCGATCCTGGACCGGACTCCGAGTTTGAAAACCTGCTGACCGACGCCGACCTCGTGCCGGACGCACACGCCGCCACCGGCGCTGACAAGAAAGAGTCCGTATGA